The nucleotide sequence TCGCCCCTTGATAGCTCCAAGGCTGTCTGTGTCCACTGTATGAATGAATTCAGCAGAGGGAAGAATGGGAAGGACCTGGGCACAAGCTGCCTCATCAGGCACATGTGGAGAGCACATCGATCCATTGTACTACAGGAGAATGGGGGCAACACAGGCATCCCACCATTGTACCCTATGCCTCCAACCCTGCTGCCTGCCCTGATGCCCCCAGAGGGGGAGCTAAACTCTGCATCGTTGTCTCCAGGCAAACAAGTCAAAGAGTGCCCTTCTGCCCCCTCATCCCCAGAGAGGCTGCCTGAGGACTTGTCATCACACACAAATCCTGGGGATGTGTCCCGGGAAGACGTGTCCATGTTGTCATCCTCTGATGACCTGGGGGAGGCCTCTGTAGTGTCCTCtccagagaagcagccagcagaTACAGGAAGTTCAAGGTTTGAATCGGGCACTGTCTTCCAGCAAAATAAGAAGGTCATGAGAAGACTGAAGTCAGAAGTCTGGCATCACTTCTCCCTGGCCCCCATGGACAGTCTCAAAGCAGTGTGCCGGTACTGTAGCTGTGTGATTAGTCGGGGTAAGAAGGGGGACGTAGGCACCAGTTGTTTGATGCGACATCTGTACAGACGCCACCCCGAGGTTGTCGGGAACCAGAAGAACTTTTTGGGTGCAAGTTTGGCAAACTCTCCATATGCCACTTTGGCTTCTGCAGAAAGCTCCTCCAAATTAACTGACTTGCCAGCAGTGGTCAGAAAAAACCATCAAGGTGTGTTTCCTGCTCATAGCAAGAAGACCTCAAAGCTGTGGAACCACTTCTCTATTTGCTCTGCAGACTCAACAAAGGTGGTATGCCTGCACTGTGGCCGCACCATCAGCAGGGGCAAGAAGCCCACCAACCTGGGCACCAGCTGTCTCTTGAGACACCTGCAGCGGTTCCATGGCCATGTCCTCAAGAACGATGGCTCAGAGGCCACTCTGCCCCGTTCTTCAGGAGTCCGGAGACCTCTGGCCATGGAGCTCTCAGGAGCTTCCTCTTTCCGTGACTCAACAGAGAAGTTCTATGACTCTCATCCAGTTGCCAAAAAAATCACAAGTCTCATAGCTGAAATGATTGCACTTGACCTTCAGCCATACTCCCTTGTAGACAACATTGGCTTTAACAGGCTGCTTGAATACTTGAAACCTCAATACTCTTTACCCTCCCCTTCTTACTTCTCTAGAACAGCTATCCCAGGTATGTATGACAATGTGAAGCAGATAATTATGTCACATCTGAAGGAAGCCGAGAGTGGTGTGGTCCACTTCACCTCCGGAATATGGATGAGTAGCCAGACTCGTGAGTACCTGACCCTTACAGCTCACTGGGTCACCTTCGCATCTGCTGTCCGGCCACATTGTGAGGACCACCATTGCTCAGCACTTTTAGATGTGTCACAGATTGACTGTGACTACAGTGGGAACAGCATTCAGAAGCAGCTGGAGTGTTGGTGGGAAGCCTGGGTGACCTCCATCGGCCTTCAGATTGGCATCACTGTCACCGACAATCCAAGTATAGGGAAGATGCTGAGTGAGGGCGAACACTCGAGCGTGCAGTGCTTCAGCCACACGGTGAATCTGATTGTGAGTGAGGCTatcaagagccagaggatggtgCAGAACTTACTGAGCATTGCCCGGAAGCTGTGTGAGCGGGTCCACAGGTCACCCAGGGCAAGAGAGAAGCTAGCAGAACTACAGAAGGAGTACGAGCTGCCGCAGCACCAGCTGATCCAGGATGTGCCGTCCAAGTGGAGCACGTCATTCCACATGCTTGAACGGCTGATTGAGCAGAAGAGGGCAGTTAACGAGGTGTCCATTGAGTGTAACTTCAGAGAATTGATCAGCTGTGACCAGTGGGAGGTCATGcagtctgtgtgccatgtgctgaGACCGTTTGATGCTGCAAGCCGAGAGATGAGCGCCCACATGTCTACTCTGAGCCAGGTCATCCCCATGATCCACATCCTCAGCAGGAAAGTCGAGATGCTCTTTGGGGAGACAATGGGCATTGACACCATGCTTAAGTCCCTGAAGGAAGCCATGGCGAGCCGCCTATCTGCCACTCTCCACGACCCCAGGTACATCTTTGCCACACTGCTGGACCCTCGCTACAAAGCTTCCCTGTTCACAGAGGAAGAGGCGGAGCAGTACAGGCAAGACTTAATCAGGGAGCTAGAAATACTGAATTCTACCTCAGAGGACACGGCCACCTCCAATGGCTGTGACTCAGGGTCCCCACTTAAAGACACTGGCACAGGGGAGAGCCTGTGGTCACTTGTTGCAccaataaagagagagaagagagagaagctaCCTGAAGACATGGTGCTTGCATATTTGGAGGAAGAGGTGCTGGAACACAGCTGTGACCCACTTACCTACTGGAACCTGAAGCGATCATCCTGGCCTGGACTGTCTACCTTAGCAGTCCGATTTCTGGGCTGCCCCCCAAGTACAGTTCCCTCAGAAAAGCTCTTCAGCACACCCATGGAGGCTGGCAGCTTTGGGCAGCCCAGGCTTGCGATGGAGCATTTTGAAAAGCTcatctttttaaaagtgaatCTCCCCTTGATATGCTTTCAGTATTGAACTCATGATGGAGCCACCAGGCTGGAAATGCGCTTCAGAGTGCCAGCTATGGTGCCAGGGCTGACTTGTCTGGCAGGGCCATGTAGGACGCCAGACCAGGTATCTAGGGCCACCTGCCAGCTCTCACCGTAATATCCACATGTGCCTTAACTCCTCCTTCAGGCCAGGTGTCGAGGTGCGTTTTCAGAAGCCCACTAGAAACAGTCTTGGCAATTATGAAATAGGATGATCAGGTTTAATTCATAactataaagtttttttttgactctttgtttttttaGGGGATAGTAATTTGGTTTACTAGAATGGAGGGAAGATGTAAACAATTTTATTGTGTAGGGTTTTTATTCAGTTGTGTAAAAACCACAAATCAGGTGctgcattttaattaaatattattttaattgcaaCAAAACAGCTTTTGTGGCTGTCAGATGAAACCTGTAAATAGGAGGTGGAGGTTAAGCCATCCTGACTGAATAGTTCTTAACCACAGGCTCCAAAGTATGTCGAGGAGAGAATATTCTGGAAGCTGTTTACTGTAACAGAAACCAGgcatttgaaaacaaaactgaacttaGGCATATCATGGAGTATCAGTTACAGTTATGTGGCTGTTTGGTCACAAGAACTTTCCCACGTCAGGTGTTTGCATTCAGGTTTTACATGGTCAGTTAACTCAGAGATATCCCACTTATCATGAACTCCTTGAAATTGGATCCAAGTTTTAAAGTCATGCTTAGGATTTCACCAGTGCATGATAGGACACGTTTACAGCAGATGGCCTGTTG is from Peromyscus maniculatus bairdii isolate BWxNUB_F1_BW_parent chromosome 20, HU_Pman_BW_mat_3.1, whole genome shotgun sequence and encodes:
- the Zbed4 gene encoding zinc finger BED domain-containing protein 4 produces the protein MEDKQEACPKGDSDFVSDKVNFKIEEEDDQIPCHSLERVDFKSEPEDMRQTDSGDEQAEIRAASCACQPPGKYFPAESEDDYGSLFSQYSSTLYNVAMEAVTQSLLSSRHISSRKKSPAWKHFFISPRDSTKAICTYCMKEFSRGKNEKDLSTSCLMRHVRRAHPTKLIQENGSLSAGSSFSSPSLLLPSQHTDVGDLSTVLSPVRLVQKVAPKTLSPDQIMEEPVTVVSCEEVSSDVSVTEKYSREEALAGSSPNLSMLHYDDASESMAERNLPLPKSTSGSRRRSAVWKHFYLSPLDSSKAVCVHCMNEFSRGKNGKDLGTSCLIRHMWRAHRSIVLQENGGNTGIPPLYPMPPTLLPALMPPEGELNSASLSPGKQVKECPSAPSSPERLPEDLSSHTNPGDVSREDVSMLSSSDDLGEASVVSSPEKQPADTGSSRFESGTVFQQNKKVMRRLKSEVWHHFSLAPMDSLKAVCRYCSCVISRGKKGDVGTSCLMRHLYRRHPEVVGNQKNFLGASLANSPYATLASAESSSKLTDLPAVVRKNHQGVFPAHSKKTSKLWNHFSICSADSTKVVCLHCGRTISRGKKPTNLGTSCLLRHLQRFHGHVLKNDGSEATLPRSSGVRRPLAMELSGASSFRDSTEKFYDSHPVAKKITSLIAEMIALDLQPYSLVDNIGFNRLLEYLKPQYSLPSPSYFSRTAIPGMYDNVKQIIMSHLKEAESGVVHFTSGIWMSSQTREYLTLTAHWVTFASAVRPHCEDHHCSALLDVSQIDCDYSGNSIQKQLECWWEAWVTSIGLQIGITVTDNPSIGKMLSEGEHSSVQCFSHTVNLIVSEAIKSQRMVQNLLSIARKLCERVHRSPRAREKLAELQKEYELPQHQLIQDVPSKWSTSFHMLERLIEQKRAVNEVSIECNFRELISCDQWEVMQSVCHVLRPFDAASREMSAHMSTLSQVIPMIHILSRKVEMLFGETMGIDTMLKSLKEAMASRLSATLHDPRYIFATLLDPRYKASLFTEEEAEQYRQDLIRELEILNSTSEDTATSNGCDSGSPLKDTGTGESLWSLVAPIKREKREKLPEDMVLAYLEEEVLEHSCDPLTYWNLKRSSWPGLSTLAVRFLGCPPSTVPSEKLFSTPMEAGSFGQPRLAMEHFEKLIFLKVNLPLICFQY